A segment of the Candidatus Brevundimonas phytovorans genome:
CGTCGGTCAGACGCTTGCCCGGCTCCAGATCCTTGGCGGCGACCAGCACCTTGGCCATCGGCGGAGCTTCGACCGCCACGGCGACGGCGGTCGGCTGGCCGGAGGAGCCCATGGCGCGCACCACCAGGGCCAGGCCGATGGCGGCCACGGCGGCGATACAGATGACGGCGATCTTGGCGGGTTTCATCGACGGTCTCCGGCAGGCGCGGCGACGCGGATTCGGTTCTTCGCCCCCTGCCGTTAACGATAGTGGCCTCTTTCTGTTAACGGCTCCCTAAGCCGAGCCTTGGGGCCTCAGAGCCGGGCCTCAGCCGCCGATGAAGGTTGTCGCGAGGGGGCTGGCCGGATAGGCCAGAAGGGCGCCGACGGCGATCGCCACGCCATAGGGCACGTCGCCCTTGGGCTCCAGCAGGCGACCCAGCCAGGCGGGGCCGTTCACGGCGTAGACTTGCAGATAGGCCCGCGCCAGGATCAGCACCAGGCACAGGCCGCCGCCCGCCATGGCGGTGAACAGCAGGAAGGGCAGGGCGCCGGGCAGGCCCAGCCACAGCATGACGGCGGCCAGAAGCTTGGCGTCGCCCCCGCCCAGCCAACGCAGGGCGAACATCCCCGCGCCGACGCACAGGGCGGCGAAGGACAGCCCCACCGACAGGCCCACCACCGACAGCGGCAGCCCCAGGACCAGGGCCGCCGGGAAGAAACCGAGGATCAACAGGCCCGACAGCCAGTTGGGAATCTTCATCGTGATCAGGTCGTGCAGGCCGGCGATCACCACCAGAACCGGCATGACGCTGAGCAGGGCAAGGGAAAGTTCGGTCATGCGGAGACTATGGCCCGCTGTTCTTTAAGACCGGGTTTCCTGGATCGAACCCTCGACCGACAAACGAAAACGGCCGGGCGTCGCCGCCCGGCCGTCTCGCATCACTTCAGAAATGAAGTGCTGACTATTAAGCGCCGCCGATCTTATCAGCGATGGTCGTGAACTTGTCGCCGAGCTGGGTGCCGATCGCGCCGATACCGGCGATGATGATGACAGCCATCAGAGCAGCGATCAGGCCATATTCAATGGCCGTGGCGCCGGATTCGTCGTTGGCGAAGTTCTTGATGAAGTTACGCATGATGTGTCTTCCTTGTTTTCTAAGCGAGCAACAGTTCCACCACCAGGGTCACCGGTTTTGCCCGCTTGACCCCCGTTTGCATGACGAAGATGCGCCAACGATCCTTAAGGTCGAGTAAAACCAAACAGTCGTCGCAAATTTATTGTTGGTTACTGAACATTTACTATAGCCGCACCCCCGACGGGCTGGTTTTGGGGCCTTCAGGAAATCTTGATCTTTGAAGGCGACCTTGCCCTCTGGCGCTCGCGCGCGCGCCCTTTCATGTCACCGGAGCCTTCCGCCCATGTCCCGCCCCTTCTTCCGATCCGCCGTCGCCCTGGCGACCGCCGGCCTCGTCGCCGGGACGGCCTCGGCCGCCCTGGCCCAGGCCCGCCCGCTCAGCATCGAGATCGACAGCGCCACCCGGGTCCAGCTGCGCGCGCCCGCCAGCTCGGTCATCGTGGCCAACCCGCGGATCGCCGATGTCACCGTGGTGGACGCCAACACCCTGTTCATCACCGGCAAGGGCTATGGCGTGACCGACGTCGTGGCCGTGGACGCCCTTGGCCGCACCCTGCTCCAGACCCAGATCGTGGTCAGCGCCGGATCGACCGGCGCCGTGCGCGTCTGGCGCGGCGGCGACGCCACCGACCTGGCCTGCGGCGCCACCTGCTCGCCCAGCGTCCGCAGTTCCTCGGCGCCCTGATCCATGGCCCCTCCCTGCCGTCGCGATAAGGAACGTCCGTCGTTCGCTCGACGGCTGCTGCGGGCGCGCGAAGGCTCCACGGCGGTGGAGTTCGCCTTCGTCGCCCTGCCCTTCTTCATGCTGCTGTTCGCCATTCTGGAGATCGGCCTGATCCTGGTGCTCGACGCCCTGGTCGAGACGGCCGTCACCGACACCGGACGCCTGGTCCGCACGGGTCAGGCCCAGATGCAGGCCGTCACGGAGCAGGAGATGATGGACAAGTTCTGCGCCCAGATGAGCGTCTTCGCCGGGGACTGCCCGTCGCGCGCCTTCATGGACGTGCGCGTGGTCAATGGGTTCAGCAACCCGCTGGACGCCTCCGACCCCATGTTCACCGGCGTCTTCAACTCCGGCCTGACCGAGTTCCAGCCGGGCAAGCCGGGCGACCGCATCATGGTGCGGGTCTGGTACGAGCACCCGATCGTCACCCCCTTCCTGGCCCAGGCCCTGGCGAAATCCGGCAGCGGCAAGGTGCTGCTGAGCACGACGATGGCCTTCCAGAACGAGCCCTATCAATGATGCGCCGCGCCCTGGCTCCGTCGTCTCGCCTGATCGCGCGGCTGATCGCCGACCGGCGCGGCGTCTCGGCGGTCGAGTTCGCCCTGCTGGCCCCGGTCATGATCCTGATCTATTTCGGCCTGACGCAGTTCAGCCTGGCCTATATGGCCGAGCGTCGGGCCAGCCACAGCGCCGCCATGATCGCCGACCTGGTGGCCCAGAGCGGCAAGACCAGCGTCAAGGACCTGCAGAGCGTGTCCGACATCGGCCAGATGCTGATGAAGCCCTTTTCCGCCTCCCCGCTGACGACGCGGATTTCCAGCGTGACCATGGATGACAAGGGTCGCGCCTGGGTCGACTGGAGCTACACCAGCAACAGCAATGTCTTGCAGCCGCTGAGCAAGCTCACCCCGATCGCCGACCTGCCGCCCGGCCTGGCCGGCGACAAGGAAAGCCTGATTATCGGCGAAACCCGCTATGATTACAGGTCCGCCTTCCCGGACATCCTGCCCACCCTGACCACCTTCGGGCGCAAATACTATCTGCGCCCGCGCACCGTGAATCAGGTGATCTGCACCGACTGCTAGGCGTCCGCCTGGTCTCAGACCTGGTCCGCGGCCTGCTCTCCGATCATGGCCTCCTTCAGCGCCCGAATCTTGGCCTCGGTCTCCTCGCCTTCGGCGCGGGGATCGCTGTCGGCGACGATGCCGGCGCCGGCCAGGGCGCGAAACCGCCAGCCCGCCGCGTCCTGCTCGAACGAGGCCGTGCGGATCAGGACCGAGGCCGTCAGCGCCCCGCCGCCGCTCAAGTCGCCCGCCAGACCCAGGCCGAACAGGGAGCCGCACCACGGTCCGCGCGGCGCCTCGTGCCCGGCGATGACCTTCATGGCCTGATGCTTGGGCGCGCCGGTGATCGAACCGGGCGGGAAGGTCGCCTCCAGCACCTCGGCGGCGCCGACGCCGGGCCGAGCCGTGGCCGTCACGGTCGAGACCAGATGATGCACCGTCGGATGGCGCTCGACCTCGAACAGGCGCTCGACCCGTACCGATCCGGGCACGGCCGCCCGCGCCAGATCATTGCGCATCAGGTCGACGATCATCAGGTTCTCGGCCCGGTCCTTGGCGCTGGCGACCAAGTCGGCGACCAGTTCGGCGTCGCGCGCCGGATCGGCGTGGCGCGGGCGCGTGCCCTTGATCGGCCGGGTCTCGATGCGGCCTGAGACCGGATCAAAGGTCAGGAACAGCTCCGGCGAGTTGGACACCAGCGCCCGCTGACCCAGCCGCCAGAAGGCGCCGTAGGCCGCGCCGCGCTCGGCCGACAGCCGCAGGAAGACCTCGAAGGGATCGCGTCCCGCCTCCAGCCGCCCGCCCCAGCCGCGCGCGATATTGGCCTGAAACAGCTCGCCCGCCGCGATGCGATCCACCACGTCGGCCACGGCCGCCTCATAGGCTTCAGACGACGCCTCGCCGACAAAGGCGGCGGCGGGCGCGGTCGGGATCGACAAGACGACCGCCTCGGCCCGCCAGCCCGCCGCGCGATCGGCCTGCGCCTCGGCCTCCGCCGCATCCGCGCCTCGACCGACAGCCCGGACCTCGCCCGCCGCATGGTCAAAAGCCAGCAGGGCCGGATAGCGGGCCAGCATCAGATCAGGCCAGACCGCGTCGCGCGGCCCCGTCGCCGGGCGCGCCCCGGCGTCATAGCTCATCAGCCCGACCACGCCGCCGCCCGCGAAATCAGGATCGCGCAGGGCCTCGAAGGGCGCCGCGTCATCGACTGCGCCGACGCGGACCCGGTCCGGCTCGCAAGCGACGAAGGACCAGCGCCCGCCATGCGCCGCGACGTCGCCCGCCCCGGCCAGCAGCGCCAGCGCGCCCTCGCGCCGGTTCAGCCCCGCGGCGACGGCCATAGGCTCGCACCAGCCCAGCCGCGCGCTATGGACGACCGGCAGATTCATGCCGTCAGCCGCCCCCGGATGCGCTCGGCCAGGGCGTCGTCCACGGCCAGGGCCTGTTCCAGATAGGCCGCGAGCGAGCCATGCCGCGCCGTGATCTCCTTGAAGGCCCCATCCAGATAGTCGGCCTCGACGCCGAGGAAGGCGACTACGGCGCCGTGTGAGGCGGGACGCCCCGTCATCTCGGTCAGCTTCCTGGCGATGCCCTCGGCCCGGCCTTCCAGATCGACGGCGACATTGGTCAGCAGATAGTCGGCGAGCAGGTCGTCGCGCGACACGCCCAGCAGGCTATGGGTCAGGGCCGCCAGCAGGCCGGTGCGGTCCTTGCC
Coding sequences within it:
- a CDS encoding prepilin peptidase — its product is MTELSLALLSVMPVLVVIAGLHDLITMKIPNWLSGLLILGFFPAALVLGLPLSVVGLSVGLSFAALCVGAGMFALRWLGGGDAKLLAAVMLWLGLPGALPFLLFTAMAGGGLCLVLILARAYLQVYAVNGPAWLGRLLEPKGDVPYGVAIAVGALLAYPASPLATTFIGG
- a CDS encoding Flp family type IVb pilin, with the translated sequence MRNFIKNFANDESGATAIEYGLIAALMAVIIIAGIGAIGTQLGDKFTTIADKIGGA
- a CDS encoding pilus assembly protein N-terminal domain-containing protein translates to MSRPFFRSAVALATAGLVAGTASAALAQARPLSIEIDSATRVQLRAPASSVIVANPRIADVTVVDANTLFITGKGYGVTDVVAVDALGRTLLQTQIVVSAGSTGAVRVWRGGDATDLACGATCSPSVRSSSAP
- a CDS encoding pilus assembly protein, with protein sequence MAPPCRRDKERPSFARRLLRAREGSTAVEFAFVALPFFMLLFAILEIGLILVLDALVETAVTDTGRLVRTGQAQMQAVTEQEMMDKFCAQMSVFAGDCPSRAFMDVRVVNGFSNPLDASDPMFTGVFNSGLTEFQPGKPGDRIMVRVWYEHPIVTPFLAQALAKSGSGKVLLSTTMAFQNEPYQ
- a CDS encoding pilus assembly protein, whose product is MMRRALAPSSRLIARLIADRRGVSAVEFALLAPVMILIYFGLTQFSLAYMAERRASHSAAMIADLVAQSGKTSVKDLQSVSDIGQMLMKPFSASPLTTRISSVTMDDKGRAWVDWSYTSNSNVLQPLSKLTPIADLPPGLAGDKESLIIGETRYDYRSAFPDILPTLTTFGRKYYLRPRTVNQVICTDC
- a CDS encoding anthranilate synthase component I family protein, which gives rise to MNLPVVHSARLGWCEPMAVAAGLNRREGALALLAGAGDVAAHGGRWSFVACEPDRVRVGAVDDAAPFEALRDPDFAGGGVVGLMSYDAGARPATGPRDAVWPDLMLARYPALLAFDHAAGEVRAVGRGADAAEAEAQADRAAGWRAEAVVLSIPTAPAAAFVGEASSEAYEAAVADVVDRIAAGELFQANIARGWGGRLEAGRDPFEVFLRLSAERGAAYGAFWRLGQRALVSNSPELFLTFDPVSGRIETRPIKGTRPRHADPARDAELVADLVASAKDRAENLMIVDLMRNDLARAAVPGSVRVERLFEVERHPTVHHLVSTVTATARPGVGAAEVLEATFPPGSITGAPKHQAMKVIAGHEAPRGPWCGSLFGLGLAGDLSGGGALTASVLIRTASFEQDAAGWRFRALAGAGIVADSDPRAEGEETEAKIRALKEAMIGEQAADQV